A single genomic interval of Syntrophobotulus glycolicus DSM 8271 harbors:
- a CDS encoding Cof-type HAD-IIB family hydrolase, which yields MDYRVLALDLDGTLTNSKKIITEKTKTAVEKAIEKGVSIVLASGRPVLGIRKLADELGLSELGGYILAYNGGHIIDCKTKKDIVRQTVPKEYFHEICECARIFGVSALTYDTHGVVTECADASYVIKEAYNNTIPIRQVESLESFVDYDVTKFMIVGEANELKAALKYLQDKFEKKLSVFLSEPYFMEIGPLGVEKASALAKLLEHLETDREHLMACGDGLNDIPMLKYAGFAVAMENAYPETKAVADFITFSNEEDGVAYAINRFILGLEE from the coding sequence ATGGATTATCGTGTTTTAGCACTAGACTTGGATGGCACTTTGACAAATTCGAAAAAGATAATTACTGAAAAAACGAAAACCGCCGTCGAGAAAGCAATAGAAAAAGGAGTCTCTATTGTTTTAGCTTCAGGAAGGCCTGTCCTTGGAATCCGAAAATTGGCAGATGAGCTTGGATTGTCGGAATTGGGAGGATATATTCTGGCTTATAACGGAGGACACATTATAGATTGTAAAACGAAAAAAGATATCGTTAGACAAACTGTTCCTAAGGAATATTTTCATGAAATCTGTGAATGTGCCCGTATTTTTGGGGTCAGCGCTTTGACCTACGATACTCATGGCGTGGTTACTGAATGTGCTGATGCTTCATATGTGATCAAAGAAGCTTACAATAATACAATTCCTATCCGTCAGGTAGAAAGTTTAGAAAGTTTTGTCGATTATGATGTCACTAAATTCATGATCGTAGGCGAAGCCAATGAGTTGAAAGCAGCATTAAAATATCTGCAAGATAAATTTGAAAAAAAACTGAGTGTTTTTCTTTCTGAGCCGTATTTTATGGAAATAGGTCCACTTGGTGTCGAAAAAGCATCAGCACTGGCTAAATTGTTAGAGCATTTGGAAACAGATAGGGAGCATCTCATGGCTTGCGGCGACGGACTGAATGATATACCAATGCTCAAATATGCAGGGTTTGCAGTTGCTATGGAAAACGCATATCCAGAAACGAAAGCAGTTGCGGATTTCATTACATTTTCAAATGAAGAAGACGGAGTTGCCTATGCAATTAATAGATTTATTTTAGGGTTAGAAGAATAA
- a CDS encoding RbsD/FucU family protein, whose amino-acid sequence MLRGISPLISPELLKILCEMGHGDDILIADANFPAASMGRIVLQCPGIDACSLLAAILKLFPLDHLVDAPMRLMAVEEGDQYLGIPEIWNRFQKVAETYQYGVKMLQIERQEFYRQSRQAYAIIQTGEKALYGNLLLKKGVIRE is encoded by the coding sequence ATGTTAAGAGGAATATCACCATTAATATCACCTGAATTACTAAAAATATTATGCGAGATGGGTCATGGAGATGATATCCTTATTGCTGATGCCAATTTTCCGGCGGCAAGCATGGGGAGAATCGTGCTCCAGTGTCCGGGTATTGATGCGTGTAGCCTTTTGGCTGCAATATTAAAGCTGTTTCCCCTAGACCATTTAGTTGATGCTCCGATGAGGCTGATGGCGGTGGAAGAAGGAGATCAATATCTTGGAATACCTGAAATATGGAACAGGTTTCAAAAAGTGGCTGAGACATATCAGTATGGAGTAAAGATGCTGCAAATAGAACGTCAAGAATTCTATCGTCAAAGCAGACAGGCTTATGCAATCATTCAAACCGGAGAAAAAGCGTTAT